A single region of the Ziziphus jujuba cultivar Dongzao chromosome 10, ASM3175591v1 genome encodes:
- the LOC107411773 gene encoding protein SEMI-ROLLED LEAF 2 isoform X2, with the protein MGIISRKIFPACGSMCVCCPSLRSSSRKPVKRYKKLLSEIFPKSLDGPSSERKIIRLCEYASKNPVRIPKIAKYLEERCYKELRCEHLKFINIVTEAYSKLLCLCKEQMAYFTISLLNVVTELLENSKQDALRILGCQTLTRFIYGQADATYARNIENLVPKVCSLACEKGDDHQKICLRASSLQCLSAMVWFMTEISHIFVDFDKIVHVTLDNYEAEAHSDDDEREEPHHNWVDEVVRSEGRVGVGNDSSPSSMVIRPRPEKKDPSLLTREEIETPKVWAQICIQRMVELAKESTTMRRILDPMFVYFDSGGYWVPQQGLAMLVLSDMSYFMESSGNQQLILTYVIRHLDHKNVSHDPQLKSYVILVATALARQIRSGAMLAEIGFVSDLCRHLRKSLQATVESVGEQESNLNVTLQTSIEDCLLEIAKRIGNAQPLFEMMAITLEKLPSGIVARATVGSLMILAHMISLAISSHSQQFPESLLVQLLKVMLHPDVEARVGAHQIFSILLIPSSNRFRREVASLRSGFLYQSRRWHSNTSSTFASITARLEKLRKEKGASKAEKQCNNFHDDFEEKEIVEEDSKQGRGRKNSPNFYKISSIIDRTAGSISLNDAEPFVMKLTEEQIAHLLSAFWIQANLPDNLPSNIEAIAHSFILTLISSRLKNPNDCLVVHFFQLLLSLRNMALDPNRSLPPACQRSILVLSMGMLMFAAKIFHIPDLNDFLKSSIPNDIDPYLGISDDLQVYLKPEADLREYGSVADNQLATSLLFELRNKLHESDNVIVDILVQSLTNITKLEAKEVSKQLLEPFTPDDAFMFGPQSVLDFDHNQMVAHSKDSLSFDGEFATSSLVDDDTTSEASVADLSRFIPKMPSTTSLPHVISIGQLLESALEVAGQVAGSSVSTSPLPYNAMASQCEALGTGTRKKLCNWLAHDTHHGETSEKFVLTFPANGRTALSQITSECGSSHGAALRQDPWLSMRLPPASPFDNFLKAAGC; encoded by the exons ATGGGTATCATCTCCAGAAAGATATTCCCAGCATGTGGGAGCATGTGTGTATGCTGCCCTAGTTTGAGATCAAGTTCAAGGAAGCCCGTCAAGCGGTATAAAAAACTGCTATCAGAAATTTTTCCCAAATCTCTT GATGGACCTTCAAGCGAAAGGAAAATTATTAGATTGTGTGAATATGCTTCAAAAAACCCTGTTCGAATCCCAAAG ATTGCAAAATATCTTGAAGAAAGGTGCTACAAAGAGCTGCGATGTGAGCACCTTAAATTCATCAATATTGTTACTGAGGCTTATAGCAAATTGCTTTGCCTGTGCAAGGAGCAGAT GGCTTATTTTACCATTAGTCTTCTGAATGTGGTTACTGAACTTCTGGAGAACTCAAAGCAAGATGCTTTGAGAATACTTGGATGCCAAACCTTAACAAGGTTCATATATGGTCAG GCAGATGCCACATACGCACGTAACATTGAGAATTTGGTTCCCAAAGTATGCTCGCTAGCATGTGAGAAAGGGGATGACCATCAAAAGATCTGCTTGAGGGCATCAAGCTTGCAATGTCTTTCAGCCATG GTCTGGTTCATGACTGAAATTTCTCATATTTTTGTAGATTTTGACAAG ATTGTACATGTGACTTTAGATAACTATGAGGCAGAAGCACATTCTGATGATGATGAGAGAGAGGAGCCACATCATAATTGGGTGGATGAAGTAGTTCGTAGTGAAGGCAGAGTTGGTGTTGGTAATGATTCCAGCCCTAGCAGCATGGTCATCAGGCCACGGCCAGAGAAGAAGGATCCTTCTCTTCTGACAAG GGAAGAGATTGAGACACCAAAAGTATGGGCTCAAATTTGTATCCAGAGAATGGTTGAATTAGCGAAGGAAAGCACAACAATGCGCCGCATATTGGATCCAATGTTTGTCTACTTTGACTCTGGGGGGTACTGGGTTCCTCAGCAAGGGTTGGCCATGTTGGTTTTGTCGGATATGTCCTACTTCATGGAGAGCTCTG GAAACCAGCAATTGATCTTAACTTATGTGATCCGCCATCTTGACCACAAAAATGTTTCACATGATCCCCAACTCAAATCATACGTCATTCTAGTTGCTACTGCTTTAGCTAGGCAAATTAGATCTGGAGCAATGCTAGCAGAAATTGGGTTTGTCTCAGACCTGTGCAGGCATCTAAGGAAGAGTCTTCAAGCTACTGTTGAGTCAGTTGGAGAGCAGGAGTCAAACTTGAATGTCACACTCCAGACTTCCATTGAAGATTGCTTACTTGAAATTGCTAAGAGA ATTGGCAATGCACAACCACTATTTGAAATGATGGCAATAACTCTGGAGAAGCTGCCATCAGGAATAGTTGCTAGGGCAACCGTTGGATCATTAATGATTCTTGCTCATATGATCTCATTGGCAATCTCTTCACATTCCCAGCAG TTTCCAGAATCACTTCTAGTACAACTCTTGAAAGTGATGTTACATCCAGACGTTGAGGCACGTGTTGGAGCACACCAAATATTTTCTATTCTTCTCATTCCAAGTTCTAATCGCTTCCGACGTGAAGTTGCTTCACTGCGATCTGGTTTTCTATACCAATCAAGAAGATGGCATTCAAATACTTCGTCTACCTTTGCTTCAATTACAGCTAGACTTGAAAAGCTTCGGAAGGAAAAGGGTGCTTCCAAAGCAGAAAAGCAATGCAATAATTTTcatgatgattttgaagaaaagGAAATTGTGGAAGAAGACAGCAAACAGGGGCGTGGACGCAAGAATTCCCCTAATTTTTACAAGATTAGCTCCATCATTGACCGAACAGCTGGGTCAATCAGCTTAAATGATGCA GAGCCATTTGTCATGAAGCTTACTGAGGAGCAAATTGCACACTTGCTGTCTGCTTTTTGGATACAAGCCAATCTTCCAGATAATTTGCCGTCAAATATTGAAGCCATTGCTCATTCTTTCATTCTAACACTTATTTCTTCACGCTTGAAG AATCCAAATGACTGCCTTGTGGTccatttctttcagcttctTCTATCTCTCAGGAATATGGCTCTTGACCCCAACA GGTCATTGCCTCCGGCATGCCAGAGATCCATCCTTGTACTATCAATGGGGATGTTGATGTTTGCGGCTAAGATCTTTCATATTCCTGATCTGAATGATTTTCTCAAGTCATCTATTCCAAATGAT ATTGATCCGTACCTAGGCATTAGTGATGATCTTCAGGTATATCTAAAGCCTGAGGCAGATCTTAGAGAATATGGATCTGTGGCTGATAATCAGCTTGCTACATCGTTACTATTTGAGTTGAGGAACAAATTACATGAATCTGACAACGTCATAGTAGATATTTTAGTTCAGAGTCTAACAAATATTACTAAG CTGGAGGCAAAAGAAGTGTCAAAGCAACTTTTGGAGCCATTCACACCTGATGATGCATTCATGTTTGGTCCACAATCAGTACTGGACTTTGACCATAATCAAATGGTTGCTCATTCCAAAGATTCCCTTTCCTTTGATGGG GAATTTGCAACAAGTTCATTAGTTGATGATGATACGACAAGTGAAGCATCTGTTGCAGACCTTTCTCGCTTCATTCCCAAAATGCCATCGACCACATCTCTGCCTCATGTTATCAGCATCGGGCAGCTTTTAGAATCG gcgCTTGAGGTCGCTGGTCAAGTTGCAGGATCATCTGTCTCTACATCACCTCTTCCATACAATGCCATGGCTAGCCAGTGTGAAGCCCTTGGCACGGGCACAAGGAAGAAATTATGCAATTGGTTGGCCCATGATACTCATCATGGTGAAACATCTGAGAAATTCGTTCTTACATTTCCTGCAAATGGGCGCACAGCCCTCTCTCAG ATAACAAGTGAATGCGGGTCTTCTCATGGAGCCGCATTGCGGCAGGATCCGTGGTTGTCTATGAGGCTGCCTCCTGCTAGCCCTTTTGACAACTTTCTCAAGGCAGCTGGGTGTTGA
- the LOC107411773 gene encoding protein SEMI-ROLLED LEAF 2 isoform X1 — MGIISRKIFPACGSMCVCCPSLRSSSRKPVKRYKKLLSEIFPKSLDGPSSERKIIRLCEYASKNPVRIPKIAKYLEERCYKELRCEHLKFINIVTEAYSKLLCLCKEQMAYFTISLLNVVTELLENSKQDALRILGCQTLTRFIYGQADATYARNIENLVPKVCSLACEKGDDHQKICLRASSLQCLSAMVWFMTEISHIFVDFDKIVHVTLDNYEAEAHSDDDEREEPHHNWVDEVVRSEGRVGVGNDSSPSSMVIRPRPEKKDPSLLTREEIETPKVWAQICIQRMVELAKESTTMRRILDPMFVYFDSGGYWVPQQGLAMLVLSDMSYFMESSGNQQLILTYVIRHLDHKNVSHDPQLKSYVILVATALARQIRSGAMLAEIGFVSDLCRHLRKSLQATVESVGEQESNLNVTLQTSIEDCLLEIAKRIGNAQPLFEMMAITLEKLPSGIVARATVGSLMILAHMISLAISSHSQQFPESLLVQLLKVMLHPDVEARVGAHQIFSILLIPSSNRFRREVASLRSGFLYQSRRWHSNTSSTFASITARLEKLRKEKGASKAEKQCNNFHDDFEEKEIVEEDSKQGRGRKNSPNFYKISSIIDRTAGSISLNDAEPFVMKLTEEQIAHLLSAFWIQANLPDNLPSNIEAIAHSFILTLISSRLKNPNDCLVVHFFQLLLSLRNMALDPNSGSLPPACQRSILVLSMGMLMFAAKIFHIPDLNDFLKSSIPNDIDPYLGISDDLQVYLKPEADLREYGSVADNQLATSLLFELRNKLHESDNVIVDILVQSLTNITKLEAKEVSKQLLEPFTPDDAFMFGPQSVLDFDHNQMVAHSKDSLSFDGEFATSSLVDDDTTSEASVADLSRFIPKMPSTTSLPHVISIGQLLESALEVAGQVAGSSVSTSPLPYNAMASQCEALGTGTRKKLCNWLAHDTHHGETSEKFVLTFPANGRTALSQITSECGSSHGAALRQDPWLSMRLPPASPFDNFLKAAGC, encoded by the exons ATGGGTATCATCTCCAGAAAGATATTCCCAGCATGTGGGAGCATGTGTGTATGCTGCCCTAGTTTGAGATCAAGTTCAAGGAAGCCCGTCAAGCGGTATAAAAAACTGCTATCAGAAATTTTTCCCAAATCTCTT GATGGACCTTCAAGCGAAAGGAAAATTATTAGATTGTGTGAATATGCTTCAAAAAACCCTGTTCGAATCCCAAAG ATTGCAAAATATCTTGAAGAAAGGTGCTACAAAGAGCTGCGATGTGAGCACCTTAAATTCATCAATATTGTTACTGAGGCTTATAGCAAATTGCTTTGCCTGTGCAAGGAGCAGAT GGCTTATTTTACCATTAGTCTTCTGAATGTGGTTACTGAACTTCTGGAGAACTCAAAGCAAGATGCTTTGAGAATACTTGGATGCCAAACCTTAACAAGGTTCATATATGGTCAG GCAGATGCCACATACGCACGTAACATTGAGAATTTGGTTCCCAAAGTATGCTCGCTAGCATGTGAGAAAGGGGATGACCATCAAAAGATCTGCTTGAGGGCATCAAGCTTGCAATGTCTTTCAGCCATG GTCTGGTTCATGACTGAAATTTCTCATATTTTTGTAGATTTTGACAAG ATTGTACATGTGACTTTAGATAACTATGAGGCAGAAGCACATTCTGATGATGATGAGAGAGAGGAGCCACATCATAATTGGGTGGATGAAGTAGTTCGTAGTGAAGGCAGAGTTGGTGTTGGTAATGATTCCAGCCCTAGCAGCATGGTCATCAGGCCACGGCCAGAGAAGAAGGATCCTTCTCTTCTGACAAG GGAAGAGATTGAGACACCAAAAGTATGGGCTCAAATTTGTATCCAGAGAATGGTTGAATTAGCGAAGGAAAGCACAACAATGCGCCGCATATTGGATCCAATGTTTGTCTACTTTGACTCTGGGGGGTACTGGGTTCCTCAGCAAGGGTTGGCCATGTTGGTTTTGTCGGATATGTCCTACTTCATGGAGAGCTCTG GAAACCAGCAATTGATCTTAACTTATGTGATCCGCCATCTTGACCACAAAAATGTTTCACATGATCCCCAACTCAAATCATACGTCATTCTAGTTGCTACTGCTTTAGCTAGGCAAATTAGATCTGGAGCAATGCTAGCAGAAATTGGGTTTGTCTCAGACCTGTGCAGGCATCTAAGGAAGAGTCTTCAAGCTACTGTTGAGTCAGTTGGAGAGCAGGAGTCAAACTTGAATGTCACACTCCAGACTTCCATTGAAGATTGCTTACTTGAAATTGCTAAGAGA ATTGGCAATGCACAACCACTATTTGAAATGATGGCAATAACTCTGGAGAAGCTGCCATCAGGAATAGTTGCTAGGGCAACCGTTGGATCATTAATGATTCTTGCTCATATGATCTCATTGGCAATCTCTTCACATTCCCAGCAG TTTCCAGAATCACTTCTAGTACAACTCTTGAAAGTGATGTTACATCCAGACGTTGAGGCACGTGTTGGAGCACACCAAATATTTTCTATTCTTCTCATTCCAAGTTCTAATCGCTTCCGACGTGAAGTTGCTTCACTGCGATCTGGTTTTCTATACCAATCAAGAAGATGGCATTCAAATACTTCGTCTACCTTTGCTTCAATTACAGCTAGACTTGAAAAGCTTCGGAAGGAAAAGGGTGCTTCCAAAGCAGAAAAGCAATGCAATAATTTTcatgatgattttgaagaaaagGAAATTGTGGAAGAAGACAGCAAACAGGGGCGTGGACGCAAGAATTCCCCTAATTTTTACAAGATTAGCTCCATCATTGACCGAACAGCTGGGTCAATCAGCTTAAATGATGCA GAGCCATTTGTCATGAAGCTTACTGAGGAGCAAATTGCACACTTGCTGTCTGCTTTTTGGATACAAGCCAATCTTCCAGATAATTTGCCGTCAAATATTGAAGCCATTGCTCATTCTTTCATTCTAACACTTATTTCTTCACGCTTGAAG AATCCAAATGACTGCCTTGTGGTccatttctttcagcttctTCTATCTCTCAGGAATATGGCTCTTGACCCCAACAGTG GGTCATTGCCTCCGGCATGCCAGAGATCCATCCTTGTACTATCAATGGGGATGTTGATGTTTGCGGCTAAGATCTTTCATATTCCTGATCTGAATGATTTTCTCAAGTCATCTATTCCAAATGAT ATTGATCCGTACCTAGGCATTAGTGATGATCTTCAGGTATATCTAAAGCCTGAGGCAGATCTTAGAGAATATGGATCTGTGGCTGATAATCAGCTTGCTACATCGTTACTATTTGAGTTGAGGAACAAATTACATGAATCTGACAACGTCATAGTAGATATTTTAGTTCAGAGTCTAACAAATATTACTAAG CTGGAGGCAAAAGAAGTGTCAAAGCAACTTTTGGAGCCATTCACACCTGATGATGCATTCATGTTTGGTCCACAATCAGTACTGGACTTTGACCATAATCAAATGGTTGCTCATTCCAAAGATTCCCTTTCCTTTGATGGG GAATTTGCAACAAGTTCATTAGTTGATGATGATACGACAAGTGAAGCATCTGTTGCAGACCTTTCTCGCTTCATTCCCAAAATGCCATCGACCACATCTCTGCCTCATGTTATCAGCATCGGGCAGCTTTTAGAATCG gcgCTTGAGGTCGCTGGTCAAGTTGCAGGATCATCTGTCTCTACATCACCTCTTCCATACAATGCCATGGCTAGCCAGTGTGAAGCCCTTGGCACGGGCACAAGGAAGAAATTATGCAATTGGTTGGCCCATGATACTCATCATGGTGAAACATCTGAGAAATTCGTTCTTACATTTCCTGCAAATGGGCGCACAGCCCTCTCTCAG ATAACAAGTGAATGCGGGTCTTCTCATGGAGCCGCATTGCGGCAGGATCCGTGGTTGTCTATGAGGCTGCCTCCTGCTAGCCCTTTTGACAACTTTCTCAAGGCAGCTGGGTGTTGA